The following DNA comes from Cucumis sativus cultivar 9930 chromosome 7, Cucumber_9930_V3, whole genome shotgun sequence.
caagagattaaaatatctagTCTTTCAATATATAACATATGGTCTCTACTAACTGAGTAATACCGAGCTAGACGAAATATAttatgtctttttctttcaactagAGATTGAAACATCTAGctttattttgatctttaaAGTATTGACTCTATTTGAGGTCTCCTAACAACTGTCACATAAAGAATTAGGTTAGGTAAGATCATGGACACGTTTTAGTTGAATTGACAtatcgaaaagaaaaaaaagttccaaACAACAAACTTTGAAAGGTGAAAGTGTGACATTGGTCATAGCTTGTGTGTGTGGAAAGCCATGGCGTGGCTATGTCCGTACTCGCTCAGCTCAAGGCAAAGCGCCAAAGTCCACTATTCAcatctctcctttttttttttctatataattcATCGTTTCCTTCCACAAACCCATCTCTAATTCTCCACGACCttctctattttcaaatttcatcgttgagttttttttctctgtaGTATCAATGGCTGGTGCTATCAAGGTTCATGGAATCCCCACTTCCACAGCCACTGGTAGGGTTCTTGCTGCCCTTTACGAGAAGGATCTTCATTTCGAGCTTGTGAATGTCAAATTACACGAAGGAGAACACAAGAGAGAGCCCTTTATCTCGTTGAATGTGAGTTTTCTATCGTTTcccatttcttgttttttttttttttttctgggtTTGTCTGTTTTTGTTGATCCGAGTTTTGATTCCAGCCCTTTGGTCAAGTTCCTGCATTCCAAGATGGAGATCTGAATCTTTTTGGTAAGATTTACTTAGCTTTTTACTGTTAAATCATGAGTGTTTGTCACTTTGGGCCAAAATATTTGATGAAATGTCTCTTTGGTGTAGAATCAAGAGCGATCACACAATACATCTCTGGAAATTACGCTAGTAATGGAACCCAGTTGATTCCTCAAGATCCCAAGAAAGCGGCTGTCGTACTAACATGGATTGAAGTGGAGAGCCACCATTTTGACCCAGTGGCCATGAAATTAGTGTTCGAGCTTTGCTTAAAACCAGTTTTTGGGTGGGGTGATGCCGATCCTGCAGTGGTTGAGCAAAGTGAAACTGAATTAGGCAAAGTTCTTGACATCTATGAGAAAAGACTGACTGAGTCAAAATACTTAGGAGGTGAGTCCTTCAGTTTGGCTGATCTACACCATCTCCCTGTTTTGGGCTACTTGTTGGCCACACAATCCAAGAAACTGTTTGAATCTCGACCCCATGTCAATGCTTGGGTGGCTGATATCATAGCCAGGCCATCTTGGGCAAAAGTTGTTGAACTTCGCAAGTAAATTGAGTCTTGGACGACTTTACAGCTGAGTCCTTCATTTGATGTGTGTGTTTGAGTCATATCATCATATCATCAAATCATAAACTTTAATAAAAGGCTGTGTTCTGTGTAGTGTAGTCCTCTCCATGTATTGGAGATCACTctgtgttttcttcttcatcatcttttgTTTTAGAGTATCTTGTATTGAGAGAGATTGGTTCTTCTGGATTTgattttatgaatataaattaGATCTCTGTGATCAATCTTCAGAAGAATTGTGTTAGTACATATGAATATTGATAGGAACACTTTGAATTAGTTGA
Coding sequences within:
- the LOC101212291 gene encoding glutathione S-transferase, with protein sequence MAGAIKVHGIPTSTATGRVLAALYEKDLHFELVNVKLHEGEHKREPFISLNPFGQVPAFQDGDLNLFESRAITQYISGNYASNGTQLIPQDPKKAAVVLTWIEVESHHFDPVAMKLVFELCLKPVFGWGDADPAVVEQSETELGKVLDIYEKRLTESKYLGGESFSLADLHHLPVLGYLLATQSKKLFESRPHVNAWVADIIARPSWAKVVELRK